In Zingiber officinale cultivar Zhangliang chromosome 1A, Zo_v1.1, whole genome shotgun sequence, a genomic segment contains:
- the LOC122012881 gene encoding protein PHYTOCHROME KINASE SUBSTRATE 2-like: MASVKVTPKSLFAFEPCVCDPRDSSSSSYLAFVRENSYPPELGHNATNHLSRQIGFNRRRSTAPDGEIEIFNAEKYFSGKMDGNSSEPSCGPTPTPTAKKDVRRRPRSVSRPSSSTSGTSCNSRSTLLPDHHRGKQGHLGVDGGRREADGKKFLGVFPCSCARKHAINIDKEAQLAPVRPQDEHLVCESRLKRISPGLRRHDPFPLPPNLNSKFKPEEKVVIGGVQNVNFGANFTPKGDLAIAQKRSSFTALTAGEGGRDEDVLSESSSDLFEIESISMSSHPFFTIEASESATATTGYEPSEASVEWSVVTASVGNFSMSSDSVEHGASSLRKTRRSSGSGLLLGCVSEKAVDVTTASGGTGTRTSARGSVVRRECVELEGAVTPTARYRVESCGVDLSSGRAGRVLPQSPFGSSRSTQD, from the coding sequence ATGGCTTCCGTCAAAGTAACTCCAAAGTCTCTCTTTGCCTTCGAGCCGTGCGTCTGCGACCCCCGCGACTCCTCCTCCTCTTCGTACCTCGCCTTCGTACGAGAGAATAGCTACCCGCCGGAGCTCGGCCACAACGCTACCAACCACTTGTCCCGCCAAATTGGCTTCAACCGCCGGCGGAGCACTGCTCCTGACGGTGAGATAGAAATCTTCAACGCCGAGAAGTATTTCAGCGGCAAGATGGACGGCAACTCCTCTGAGCCCAGCTGCGGCCCAACCCCGACGCCGACCGCCAAGAAGGACGTCCGCAGGCGGCCGCGCTCGGTGTCGAGGCCCAGCAGCAGCACCTCGGGGACGAGCTGCAACAGCCGCAGCACGCTACTCCCCGACCACCACCGTGGCAAACAAGGGCATCTCGGCGTCGACGGAGGCCGACGAGAAGCCGACGGGAAGAAGTTCCTCGGCGTGTTTCCCTGCTCCTGCGCTAGGAAGCACGCGATCAACATCGACAAGGAAGCCCAGCTAGCGCCGGTTCGTCCCCAGgacgagcacttggtgtgcgaaTCGAGGCTGAAAAGAATCAGCCCTGGTCTGCGGCGCCACGACCCTTTCCCTCTCCCTCCAAATCTGAACTCAAAATTCAAACCAGAAGAGAAAGTAGTCATCGGGGGCGTCCAAAACGTAAACTTCGGCGCCAATTTTACTCCAAAAGGCGATCTTGCCATAGCGCAGAAAAGAAGCAGCTTCACCGCATTGACTGCCGGCGAGGGCGGCCGAGACGAGGACGTCCTCAGCGAATCCAGTTCCGACTTGTTCGAGATCGAGAGCATATCGATGAGCTCGCACCCTTTCTTCACCATCGAGGCGTCAGAGTCGGCGACCGCCACCACCGGATACGAACCGAGCGAGGCAAGCGTGGAGTGGAGCGTTGTCACTGCCAGCGTCGGTAATTTCTCCATGTCATCGGACTCCGTAGAGCATGGGGCGAGCTCACTGCGGAAGACGAGGAGGTCGTCAGGGTCGGGCCTTCTGCTGGGGTGCGTCAGCGAGAAGGCGGTCGACGTGACGACCGCTTCTGGAGGAACCGGGACGAGGACGTCAGCGAGGGGCAGCGTGGTCCGGCGAGAGTGCGTCGAGTTGGAGGGGGCGGTGACGCCGACGGCAAGGTACCGCGTCGAGAGCTGCGGCGTGGACTTGAGTTCGGGCCGCGCCGGCCGGGTGCTGCCCCAGAGCCCATTCGGCTCGAGCCGCTCCACTCAAGATTAG